GCTCGGCGGACATCGCTGGGACGCTGGGGACCATCTCCCGCAAGGACGGGACGATGCAGGTCACCTACAACGGCATCCCGCTGTACTACTGGTACCAGGATGAGAAAGTTGGCGACACCAAGGGTCAGGCTGTGGGCGGCGTCTGGTGGGTGCTCGCTCCGGGCCTGAACCAGATCACCCCGGCCGCCCCGGCGCCGTCCCCGGCGCCCTCGCCGGCCGCCGCTGGCGCACCGGCCGCCAAGCCGACCGGTGCTGGTCCGGCTGCCCAGCCGTCCCCGGCTGCCAAGCCGGCCGCGCCGGCCCAGGCTCCGGTCGCGGCCGCCTCGCCGGCCGCGCTCCCGCGCACGGGCGGCATGCCGTTCGACCCGACCCCGGTCACCGCGGGACTCGGCGCGGCCGGCCTCGCGCTGACCGCGTTCGGCGCGGCGCTGATCCGTCGGCGGTCCCGCCGCTAGTCACCATCGTCCCGGGTTCTGGCGGGCCCGGGACGAGCACACAGCAGACGGGGGCCGGCAGATCGCGCCGGCCCCCGTTTTGCGTTTCCACACGCCCCTGTTGTGCGTTTCCACACGCCCCTGTTGTGCGTGTCCACACCCCCCGGTGTGCGTTCCCGTCAGGACAGCTGCGTCCGGAGCCTTGCCGCCCGCCGTCTCGAATCGGTAGAGTCGTGCCATGCTTCGCTCGCTCCTGGCCGCGACGCCGCGCGCCAGTTTCGTGGCTGTCCTGCTCGTCGGGCTGGTGTTCACCACACCCGTCGTGTGTGTTTGCGGCCCCGGGGATCATGGCGGCCAGGCGTTGCACTCGCTGCTGCCGCACAGTCACGAGCACGTCGCCTCGGCCAGCACGTACCCGGCCGAGGCCGGACCGCACCAGCACGGCGGCGTGGCCGAGCAGGCTGACACGGCCGCGGATGGCCGCACGGACGGTCTCGCGGATGACCCGGCGCCGCGGACAGCCCGCGTCACCGCGCAGAGCGGCAGCGCGGCCGGCTCGCTGACGACGGCTGGCGCCATCGGGTTGGCGTTCGCGCAGCCGTGGCTCGTGCCACAGACCGGCGGCGAGCGACTGCCGCTGCTGACGCTGCTCGCCCCGCCCACCCCCCTGTTCGAGCCGCCGGGGCCGCCTCCTCGACAGACTGCCTGAACGCGGCCGGGGCGCACGGGTGCGCCCCGGCGCCTGACATCCGCCCGGCCTTTCGCCATGCGCCAGCCGTCCCAACTATCCTGGTCGCCCTGGTCCATGGCTCCTGGGAGGGGTCTGACCCTGTCTCGTCTGTCGTTCGCCCGACGGCCGCTCGCAGCCCCCAGCCACCACTCGTGGGCCTGGGGCGGTGGGCCGCCCGGCGTTCCTTGAGGAGCCCCGCATGTCCATGTCTCGTTTCCGACTTCCCACCGTGCTGCGCGCCAGCCTGACCCTGGCGCTTGCCGCCCTGACCGCGCTCCCGCTGGCCGTGCCGGCCGCCTCGGCGCAGGAGACTGTGCCCGTCACCATCGCGTTCAAGGCGATGGTGGGCGAGCTGCCGTTCGCCTGCGGCCAGAAGTACGCCGTGGGCACGACTGGCGCGACGGTCCTCCCGTCCGACTTTCGGTTCTACGTCAGCGAGGTGATGCTGCTCGACGCCAGCGGCAACGCCACGCCGCTGGAGCTGGAGCAGGACGGCAAATGGCAGTACAAGAACGTCGCCCTGCTGGACTTCGAGGACAAGTCTGGTCCCTGCACCAACGGCACGTCCGAGACGCGAGACGTCGTCGTGGGGAGCGTGCCGAAGGGCAGCTACAGCGGCGTCCGCTTCTCCCTGGGCGTGCCAACCGAGCTGAATCACCAGGACTCGACCATTGCGCCCTCGCCGCTCAACCTGACCACGCTGTTCTGGACGTGGCAGGCCGGTTACAAGTTCTTCCGGGTCGACCTGGAGCCGGACCGGATGGCGATGGGGCCGATGGGTGGCCCGATGGCCGGCGCGCCGAAGCCCGAGGCCGGGCAGACCGCGGCGGGCGCCGGGGCGACAGGCCCGGGCGCCGCTGGCCATGGCGCGGCCACCGAGGCGAGCGCCGGCTGGGCCATCCATCTCGGCAGCACTGGCTGCATGGGCGCAAGCCAGCAGCAGGCCCCGGACGGGTGCTCAAACCCGAACCGTCCGTCCGTTGAGTTGACGCCGTTCGAG
This genomic window from Chloroflexota bacterium contains:
- a CDS encoding metallo-mystery pair system four-Cys motif protein, with product MSRFRLPTVLRASLTLALAALTALPLAVPAASAQETVPVTIAFKAMVGELPFACGQKYAVGTTGATVLPSDFRFYVSEVMLLDASGNATPLELEQDGKWQYKNVALLDFEDKSGPCTNGTSETRDVVVGSVPKGSYSGVRFSLGVPTELNHQDSTIAPSPLNLTTLFWTWQAGYKFFRVDLEPDRMAMGPMGGPMAGAPKPEAGQTAAGAGATGPGAAGHGAATEASAGWAIHLGSTGCMGASQQQAPDGCSNPNRPSVELTPFEVGKNAVVVDLAALLASTNVEVNQPESAFGCMSAPNDGDCAGIMAALGLPFGDAPAPTQTTFRTQ